One Synergistaceae bacterium DNA window includes the following coding sequences:
- a CDS encoding flippase-like domain-containing protein has translation MTLRKGLVLFVILSFGVSAIVLFSSVDSDTWRTMLNADWRLLLLAFVCVLGAWVCDATRFVALARSAGERLGFWFGLVLTWLHYFGCAVTPMQSGGGPFQVYVLYKKNVPLGKGIAITLTRTLLTLLILGFVVPLAVIIEPELLEGKLFVKGVFSYVMVFIVVSWILILLSILRPALIKRWGLVLILWLKRIGAIKPETVLRAVRRMNLEIDNYNLNFRMFFSCGFRYFLLAVVFSVLHLLCMFSVLPCLIAAMGLPFHFMQAILAQAVFLFLLYFVPTPGASGVAEGGGAAVFGLLVPWNMAGVTAIAWRFFTEYLAIAMGVVVAVRMLGWGVSENLYHNEPESDGEDARRALDGCEKRRERP, from the coding sequence TTGACCCTTCGTAAAGGACTTGTCCTGTTCGTAATACTCTCATTCGGCGTAAGCGCCATCGTCCTCTTCTCCAGCGTTGATTCCGACACGTGGAGGACGATGCTGAACGCCGACTGGAGGCTGCTTCTGCTGGCTTTCGTCTGCGTGCTTGGTGCCTGGGTTTGCGACGCGACCCGTTTCGTAGCTCTTGCGAGGTCCGCGGGGGAGCGGTTGGGCTTCTGGTTCGGCCTGGTGTTGACGTGGCTGCACTATTTCGGGTGTGCCGTGACCCCCATGCAGAGCGGCGGAGGCCCTTTCCAGGTCTATGTCCTCTACAAGAAAAACGTCCCGCTTGGCAAGGGAATAGCGATCACCCTGACGAGAACCCTGCTGACCCTGTTGATCCTGGGCTTTGTCGTGCCTCTGGCCGTGATCATAGAGCCGGAGCTGTTGGAGGGGAAACTCTTCGTCAAGGGTGTTTTCTCGTACGTAATGGTATTCATCGTCGTCTCATGGATACTGATACTGCTGAGCATCCTGCGCCCGGCCCTTATCAAGCGATGGGGGCTGGTCCTCATCCTGTGGCTGAAGAGGATCGGGGCGATTAAGCCGGAGACGGTCCTTCGGGCGGTCCGCAGGATGAACTTGGAGATCGACAACTACAATTTGAACTTCCGCATGTTCTTCTCCTGCGGCTTCCGCTATTTCCTGCTTGCAGTAGTCTTCTCAGTGCTTCACCTTCTGTGCATGTTCTCCGTGCTACCGTGCCTGATAGCGGCCATGGGCCTGCCTTTTCACTTCATGCAGGCGATACTGGCCCAGGCGGTCTTTCTATTCCTGCTTTACTTCGTCCCGACTCCCGGGGCGAGCGGGGTGGCGGAGGGAGGCGGCGCTGCGGTGTTCGGGCTGCTGGTGCCGTGGAATATGGCCGGGGTGACGGCGATAGCGTGGCGCTTTTTCACCGAATACCTGGCGATAGCCATGGGCGTCGTAGTCGCGGTGCGGATGCTCGGCTGGGGAGTCAGCGAGAACCTGTACCACAACGAACCGGAGTCCGACGGTGAAGACGCCAGAAGAGCGCTCGACGGCTGCGAAAAACGCCGTGAACGACCTTAG
- a CDS encoding isoprenylcysteine carboxylmethyltransferase family protein: MNDLRATVFKLRGGLWAALFLLVLLVASPTSPAFQAVGLTLVFLGQALRLWAAGCITRYRGEKVGAQKLATWGPYAIVRNPLYVGNWLIGAGWGLLAGWTALVVFVVSFWLVYCVAIVPFEEEFLSQTFGEEYARYAVRTGRFIPRSLVIEDLFGPFDISVLWRSEVHSLLVTLIGTAVLLWHVR; this comes from the coding sequence GTGAACGACCTTAGGGCCACTGTATTCAAACTGAGAGGGGGATTGTGGGCCGCCCTTTTCCTCCTTGTGCTCTTGGTGGCTTCCCCCACGAGCCCGGCGTTTCAGGCGGTCGGACTGACACTTGTCTTTCTGGGGCAGGCGTTGCGCCTGTGGGCGGCCGGATGCATAACCCGTTACAGGGGGGAGAAGGTCGGCGCTCAAAAGCTGGCGACCTGGGGGCCTTACGCCATAGTCAGAAATCCGCTTTACGTCGGAAACTGGCTGATCGGCGCCGGCTGGGGTCTGCTGGCGGGCTGGACGGCCCTGGTGGTCTTCGTCGTCTCCTTCTGGCTGGTCTATTGCGTGGCGATCGTGCCCTTCGAAGAGGAGTTCCTGAGCCAGACCTTCGGAGAGGAGTATGCCCGGTACGCGGTGCGCACCGGGCGTTTCATACCGAGATCGCTTGTCATCGAGGACTTGTTCGGCCCGTTCGACATCAGCGTGCTGTGGAGGAGCGAGGTTCACTCCCTCCTGGTCACCCTGATCGGGACCGCCGTCCTGCTCTGGCACGTCCGTTAG
- a CDS encoding isochorismatase family protein, with amino-acid sequence MSVFRLRRNSAQLLMIDIQERLLPAIHGHETIRRDVLKLARAAEVLGVPFCYTEQYPRGLGPTDGELLKALPQGAVRFEKNAFSCCDEEGFDSVIEAQNRPVVVLFGIETHICVLATALDLLEQGRRVAVASDACGSRLPEHSSLALDTMRNSGALILPVETVIYHIMERSGTPEFKELLPLFKD; translated from the coding sequence ATGAGCGTTTTCAGGCTTAGACGGAACTCCGCCCAGCTGTTGATGATCGACATCCAGGAGAGACTTCTTCCGGCCATCCACGGTCATGAGACAATAAGGCGCGACGTGCTGAAGCTGGCCCGCGCAGCCGAGGTCCTCGGCGTTCCGTTCTGCTACACGGAACAGTATCCCAGGGGACTCGGCCCCACGGACGGCGAGCTCCTGAAGGCCCTGCCACAGGGGGCAGTGCGATTCGAGAAGAACGCCTTCTCATGCTGCGACGAGGAGGGGTTCGACTCGGTCATAGAAGCGCAGAACAGGCCCGTCGTGGTCCTGTTCGGCATCGAGACTCATATCTGCGTGCTGGCCACTGCGTTGGATCTGCTCGAACAGGGCCGCAGGGTCGCGGTAGCCTCGGACGCGTGCGGAAGCCGACTGCCGGAGCACTCCTCGCTGGCGCTGGACACGATGCGCAACTCAGGCGCGTTGATTCTTCCTGTCGAAACCGTGATCTACCACATAATGGAGCGGTCCGGGACGCCGGAGTTCAAGGAGCTTCTGCCTCTCTTCAAGGACTGA
- the smpB gene encoding SsrA-binding protein SmpB, whose amino-acid sequence MYEMADRTVARNRKARHDYFIIETFESGIVLTGTEIKSVREGRINLKEGYALIRDGELWLTGVHISPYEKGSYYNHEPLRDRKLLMKRHEILRLHSRVREKGLTLVPLSVYIKDGKRAKVELALVKGKQLFDKRDAIAERDVKRAMERAVRRDDRD is encoded by the coding sequence GTGTATGAGATGGCAGACCGTACAGTAGCACGGAACAGGAAAGCGCGCCACGACTATTTCATCATCGAGACCTTCGAGAGTGGAATAGTCCTGACCGGGACCGAGATAAAGTCCGTGCGTGAAGGCAGGATTAACCTCAAGGAGGGCTACGCGCTCATCCGGGACGGTGAATTGTGGCTCACGGGAGTGCACATATCTCCTTACGAAAAGGGGAGCTACTACAACCACGAGCCACTGCGCGACAGAAAGCTGTTGATGAAGCGCCACGAGATCTTGCGCCTTCATTCCAGGGTGCGTGAAAAAGGGTTGACCTTGGTGCCTCTTTCCGTCTATATCAAGGATGGAAAGAGGGCCAAGGTGGAGCTCGCGCTGGTAAAGGGAAAGCAGCTCTTCGACAAGCGCGACGCAATAGCGGAAAGAGACGTCAAAAGAGCGATGGAACGCGCCGTAAGGCGCGATGACAGGGACTGA